The window GCAGAACCTGCTGTTGGCCAGTTTTTTTACCATGCCAGACGAGTGGATGAAGCGCGCGAGCCCTCCCGAGGACTGTcgtgcgtcgacgacgaaccgGCGAGCTTGgatcgatgccgccgagcagtGACGCGCTGGGAGTGGAATGATGATGAATGCTGACAATGGCGAAAACAGGTCAACATCCCGAAGACCCGCAACACCTACTGCAAGGGCAAGGAGTGCCGCAAGCACACCCAGCACAAGGTGACCCAGTACAAGGCCGGCAAGGCCTCCCTGTTCGCCCAGGGTAAGCGACGATACGACCGAAAGCAGTCCGGTTACGGTGGTCAGACCAAGCCCGTCTTCcacaagaaggccaagacgACCAAGAAGGTCGTCCTGAGATTGGAATGCGTCAAGTGCAAGACCAAGTGCCAGCTGGCGCTGAAGCGATGCAAGCAC of the Drechmeria coniospora strain ARSEF 6962 chromosome 01, whole genome shotgun sequence genome contains:
- a CDS encoding Ribosomal protein L44e; this translates as MVRLRATPPTVIQCIDDTAGYPFEARKRFVGTPMTVRRSAKRKRGLATVDMHGHVVSYEAEPAVGQFFYHARRVDEAREPSRGLSCVDDEPASLDRCRRAVNIPKTRNTYCKGKECRKHTQHKVTQYKAGKASLFAQGKRRYDRKQSGYGGQTKPVFHKKAKTTKKVVLRLECVKCKTKCQLALKRCKHFELGGDKKTKGAALVF